A window of Hevea brasiliensis isolate MT/VB/25A 57/8 chromosome 14, ASM3005281v1, whole genome shotgun sequence contains these coding sequences:
- the LOC110633936 gene encoding U-box domain-containing protein 52, producing the protein MVRKNAESARKEAEKVEESVAVAIDKDKGSQYALKWAVDHLLTRGQSVTLLHVKQKAPSIHAPSNVNEDVSRTHTKQLESEARELFLPFRCFCTRKDIRCKEVVVEDVDVSKAIIDYAASHIIETLILGATTRGGLIVRKFKTTDVPSIVSKAAPDFCTVYVINKGKVSSVRSASAPPPPKPPLQIQLPNKPSYIPASPDVHQRTGRTPHVSERSSYMSNSIQEDSEMIKSPFIRNSGSMGKSYNHYPPEMDVSYASSVRPTSKRMFPSFHDHSESVMSPQYAMGNDYDDRSFGSMYSASTSIDMDSQYNYSCSSQDTGQTSWHSHNMNDVESEIRRLRLELKQTMDMYNSACREALSAKQKTREYQYQNLKEHRFDEAQIAEEAALALVEKEKAKCNAAIEAAQAAQKLAEMEAQKRMSLEMKALKDSEETKARESWVPSDLRYRRYTIEEIETATKDFSDSLKIGEGGYGPVYRCYLDHTEVAVKVLRADAAQGKSQFQQEVEVLSCIRHPNMVLLLGACPEYGCLVYEHMANGSLDDRLFRRGNTPPLPWQVRFRIAAEIATGLLFLHQTKPEPLVHRDLKPGNILLDRNFVSKISDVGLARLVPPSVADSVTQYRMTSAAGTFCYIDPEYQQTGMLGTKSDIYSLGIMLLQMITAKSPMGLAHLVESSIEDGTFVEVLDPTVPEWPLEDTLKFAKLALQCAELRKKDRPDLGKVILPELNRLRALGEENMPYPMFGGIFSTTTSTNRSHISSLQEVTMSDVPSATDSSSISSSSSYGGRR; encoded by the exons ATGGTTAGAAAGAATGCAGAATCCGCGAGAAAGGAAGCAGAAAAGGTAGAAGAAAGTGTTGCAGTGGCCATTGATAAGGACAAAGGAAGCCAATATGCTCTTAAATGGGCTGTTGATCACCTTCTCACCAGAGGCCAATCTGTCACTCTTCTCCATGTTAAACAAAAGGCACCATCTATCCATGCCCCAT CTAATGTTAACGAGGACGTTTCAAGAACACATACCAAACAACTTGAATCTGAAGCCAGGGAATTATTTCTTCCATTCCGCTGCTTCTGCACACGCAAGGAT ATAAGATGTAAAGAAGTTGTAGTTGAGGATGTTGATGTATCCAAAGCAATAATAGATTATGCTGCTTCTCATATAATAGAAACTTTGATACTGGGGGCAACAACAAGGGGAGGCCTAATTGTCAG AAAATTCAAGACAACAGACGTCCCAAGCATTGTGTCAAAAGCTGCACCAGATTTCTGCACCGTATATGTCATCAACAAAGGAAAAGTTTCTTCTGTACGGTCTGCTAGTGCTCCACCACCTCCAAAACCTCCACTTCAAATTCAGTTGCCTAACAAACCCAGCTATATCCCTGCTTCGCCTGATGTACATCAAAGGACTGGCCGAACTCCCCATG TGTCTGAGAGGTCATCATATATGTCAAATAGCATCCAAGAAGATTCAGAAATGATCAA GTCCCCATTCATTAGAAATAGTGGTTCAATGGGAAAATCATATAACCATTACCCACCAGAAATGGATGTATCATATGCAAGCAGTGTTAGGCCAACGAGCAAACGCATGTTTCCATCTTTCCATGACCACTCAGAATCTGTAATGAGCCCCCAGTATGCAATGGGCAATGACTATGATGATAGAAGCTTTGGGTCAATGTACTCGGCAAGCACGTCAATAGATATGGATTCACAATATAATTACTCATGCAGCTCACAGGACACTGGGCAAACGTCATGGCATTCACACAACATG AATGATGTGGAATCTGAGATAAGGAGACTCAGACTAGAGCTGAAGCAAACAATGGACATGTACAATTCAGCATGCAGGGAGGCACTCTCAGCAAAACAGAAG ACTAGGGAATATCAATATCAGAATTTAAAAGAACATAGATTTGATGAGGCACAAATAGCAGAGGAAGCTGCATTGGCACTAGTCGAGAAGGAGAAAGCAAAGTGTAATGCAGCGATTGAAGCCGCTCAAGCTGCTCAAAAACTTGCTGAAATGGAAGCACAAAAAAGAATGAGTTTAGAAATGAAAGCTCTCAAAGACTCTGAGGAGACAAAGGCAAGGGAATCTTGGGTGCCAAGTGATCTTAGGTATCGAAGATACACAATTGAGGAGATTGAAACGGCAACAAAAGACTTCTCAGACTCTCTGAAGATTGGGGAAGGAGGTTATGGCCCAGTTTACAGGTGTTACCTGGATCATACAGAAGTTGCAGTTAAAGTTCTACGTGCAGATGCAGCTCAAGGAAAGTCACAGTTTCAGCAAGAG GTTGAAGTATTATCCTGCATTCGGCATCCAAACATGGTTCTCCTCCTTGGAGCTTGCCCAGAGTACGGTTGTCTGGTGTATGAACACATGGCTAATGGCAGCTTAGATGATCGTCTCTTCAGGCGAGGAAATACCCCACCTCTTCCTTGGCAAGTAAGATTCAGAATTGCTGCAGAGATTGCCACAGGCCTTCTTTTTCTCCACCAAACCAAACCAGAACCTCTGGTGCATCGTGACCTAAAACCTGGCAATATTTTGCTCGACCGTAATTTCGTCAGCAAGATTAGTGATGTTGGCTTGGCAAGACTTGTCCCCCCATCTGTAGCTGATAGTGTTACCCAATATCGCATGACATCAGCAGCAGGAACATTCTGTTACATTGATCCAGAATATCAGCAAACTGGAATGCTAGGAACAAAATCTGATATTTACTCACTTGGTATCATGCTTCTACAAATGATAACCGCAAAGTCACCAATGGGTTTAGCTCATCTAGTTGAAAGTTCAATAGAGGATGGAACTTTTGTTGAGGTACTTGACCCAACTGTTCCTGAATGGCCCTTAGAGGATACCTTGAAATTTGCCAAACTAGCTCTTCAATGTGCAGAACTAAGAAAAAAAGACAGACCAGATCTTGGGAAGGTCATTTTGCCTGAACTTAACAGATTGAGAGCGCTTGGAGAAGAAAACATGCCCTATCCCATGTTTGGAGGTATATTTAGCACAACAACCTCAACTAATCGCAGCCATATTTCCTCACTTCAA GAAGTGACGATGAGTGATGTACCATCCGCAACTGATAGCTCAAGCATTTCAAGTTCATCATCATATGGAGGAAGAAGATAA
- the LOC110633892 gene encoding protein DETOXIFICATION 53-like, which translates to MCISSDSLVASCGYVLENCSGKENGRSGDVGGRSFIDEYLGWLLKIKVVEELMLLGKIAFPMAISSLLLHSKSIISMLFLGHLGDIELAGGSLAIGFANVTGYSLIKGLAMGMEPMCCQAYGAKKWAILSQTYKKTLCILFLATIPISLLWLYMEPILLWSGQDQNVTSIARVYITYSIPELLAQAHLLPLRIFMRTQNLTKPVAIGVIFATILHFPINYLLIIHLNLGVKGVALASFWNTINLSLGLLAYLILSRTAIKPWRNKQLVDTYNERWQPLIALMLPSVLSVCLEWWWYEIMLLLCGLQDNPQASVAAMGILIQATGLLYVVPYSLSTGLSTRVGQELGAGHPSQARRATIVGLIVSFICGLLTFAFTISVKDWWGKMYTKEQQILDLTSLALPIVGVCELGNCPQTAACGVLIGSARPEVGAYVNFSAFYLIGLPVSILLAFKLKMGFMGLLFGLAASQASCVCLMMYVLVCTDWKHQAERAKELTQITDEDGKNDLEANLLK; encoded by the exons ATGTGCATTTCAAGTGATTCCCTAGTAGCTTCTTGTGGTTATGTTTTGGAAAACTGCAGTGGGAAAGAAAATGGCAGATCAGGTGACGTTGGAGGAAGAAGCTTCATTGACGAATATCTTGGGTGGCTCCTGAAGATTAAG GTGGTAGAGGAGTTGATGTTGCTCGGGAAAATTGCATTCCCTATGGCAATATCAAGCTTACTTTTGCACTCCAAGTCTATCATCTCTATGCTCTTCTTGGGACATCTTGGAGATATTGAACTAGCAGGGGGCTCACTTGCAATTGGATTTGCAAACGTAACAGGCTATTCTCTCATTAAAGGCCTAGCAATGGGAATGGAACCCATGTGTTGCCAAGCATATGGGGCTAAAAAGTGGGCAATTCTTAGCCAAACCTACAAAAAGACACTATGCATCCTATTCCTTGCAACTATTCCAATCTCCCTATTATGGTTGTATATGGAGCCAATACTTTTATGGTCTGGTCAAGATCAAAACGTTACATCCATTGCAAGGGTCTATATCACATACTCCATTCCTGAACTACTAGCCCAAGCTCATCTCCTTCCATTAAGAATTTTCATGAGGACCCAAAATCTAACAAAGCCCGTTGCCATAGGTGTTATTTTTGCAACGATCCTTCATTTTCCAATCAATTACTTGCTTATAATACATTTAAATTTAGGTGTGAAGGGAGTTGCATTGGCCTCTTTTTGGAATACAATAAACTTGAGCTTGGGTCTATTAGCATACCTCATTCTATCAAGAACAGCAATAAAACCTTGGAGGAATAAGCAACTAGTTGATACGTACAACGAAC GGTGGCAGCCGCTGATTGCCCTCATGTTGCCAAGTGTATTATCAGTGTGCTTGGAGTGGTGGTGGTATGAAATAATGCTTCTATTGTGTGGTCTCCAAGATAATCCTCAAGCAAGTGTAGCTGCAATGGGAATCCTCATTCAAGCCACAGGCTTGCTTTATGTAGTTCCATACTCTTTGAGCACGGGGTTATCAACTCGTGTAGGGCAGGAGCTGGGGGCTGGGCATCCTTCCCAGGCACGAAGGGCTACCATTGTAGGACTCATTGTGTCATTTATTTGTGGACTATTGACCTTTGCCTTCACAATTTCAGTGAAAGATTGGTGGGGAAAGATGTATACAAAGGAGCAACAAATTTTAGACTTGACATCACTGGCCTTGCCCATAGTTGGAGTTTGTGAGCTAGGCAACTGCCCCCAAACAGCTGCATGTGGAGTCCTAATAGGGTCTGCAAGGCCTGAGGTGGGTGCATATGTAAACTTTAGTGCCTTCTACCTAATTGGTTTGCCAGTTTCAATACTATTGGCCTTCAAACTTAAGATGGGATTTATGGGATTATTGTTTGGGCTTGCTGCATCACAAGCTTCGTGTGTTTGCTTGATGATGTATGTTCTAGTTTGCACTGATTGGAAGCACCAAGCAGAGAGGGCCAAGGAATTGACTCAGATAACTGATGAAGATGGAAAAAATGATTTGGAAGCCAATCTGCTAAAGTGA